In one window of Gopherus evgoodei ecotype Sinaloan lineage chromosome 9, rGopEvg1_v1.p, whole genome shotgun sequence DNA:
- the GPR35 gene encoding G-protein coupled receptor 35 — protein MTNSTNCNNSLKLNYNVRLIQVIIYATIFPFGAIFNVLALWVFCCKLKKWTETRVYMINLIIADCSVVCSLPFTIYFIWNDWHRDTLCLTIQSIYLINMSMSIYIITVISIDRYIAIKYPLKAKSLRSPLKAALICGLLWVSTITGVNIKQETSEPLCFQKLSTKPSTSVLFFFIFIFLIPLIILSFCSMHIISSLKKRMLTNPQENKLIEKAIYIVSANMIVFIVCFSPAQIGMLARFVMEKNGVNCLAIQKIRTFINVTACIANSNCCMDAICYYFVAKEFQEASSFCKPKSHHSKTNQTHSS, from the coding sequence ATGACAAACTCAACAAACTGCAACAACAGTCTAAAATTGAATTACAATGTTCGACTCATTCAAGTCATTATTTATGCCACGATTTTCCCTTTTGGAGCCATATTTAATGTCCTTGCCTTGTGGGTGTTCTGCTGCAAACTGAAAAAATGGACAGAAACCAGGGTGTACATGATCAACTTGATCATTGCAGACTGTTCCGTAGTTTGCTCTTTGCCTTTCACAATTTATTTCATCTGGAATGACTGGCATCGTGACACACTGTGCTTAACTATACAGtctatatatttaataaatatgtcCATGAGCATCTACATTATCACTGTCATCTCAATCGATCGATACATTGCCATAAAGTATCCTCTTAAGGCAAAGAGTTTAAGGTCACCATTGAAGGCAGCTCTTATCTGTGGGCTTCTTTGGGTATCAACGATAACTGGTGTGAacataaaacaagagacaagtgAACCTTTGTGCTTTCAAAAGCTTTCCACGAAACCATCAACCAGTGTTCTATTTTTCTTcatcttcatttttttaattccacTAATAATATTGAGTTTTTGTTCCATGCACATCATCAGCAGTCTTAAAAAAAGGATGCTCACAAATCCACAGGAAAATAAGCTAATAGAGAAAGCTATCTATATTGTTTCTGCAAATATGATTGTATTTATAGTGTGCTTTTCACCTGCCCAAATTGGGATGCTTGCTAGATTTGTGATGGAAAAAAATGGAGTTAACTGCCTTGCAATCCAGAAGATTAGAACCTTTATTAATGTGACCGCATGTATAGCAAATTCTAACTGCTGCATGGATGCCATTTGCTACTATTTTGTGGCCAAGGAATTTCAAGAAGCATCTTCCTTTTGTAAGCCCAAATCTCATCACTCTAAGACAAATCAAACCCACAGCTCTTAG